A single window of Collinsella aerofaciens DNA harbors:
- the pdxS gene encoding pyridoxal 5'-phosphate synthase lyase subunit PdxS — MAEQNSKADRVKLNRELAQMLKGGVIMDVTTPEQARIAEEAGACAVMALERIPADIRAAGGVSRMSDPRMIKGIQEAVSIPVMAKCRIGHIVEAQVLQAIEIDYIDESEVLSPADDVYHIDKTQFDVPFVCGARDLGEALRRVAEGATMIRTKGEPGTGDVVQAVRHMRKIQKQIRDVVALRNDELFEAAKQLQVPVELVREVHATGKLPVVNFAAGGVATPADAALMMQLGAEGVFVGSGIFKSGDPAKRAAAIVKAVANFTDAKLIAELSEDLGEAMVGINADEIEIIMEERGR, encoded by the coding sequence ATGGCAGAACAGAACAGCAAGGCCGACCGCGTCAAACTCAATCGCGAGCTCGCGCAGATGCTCAAGGGCGGCGTCATCATGGACGTTACCACGCCCGAGCAGGCACGCATCGCCGAGGAGGCAGGCGCCTGCGCCGTCATGGCCCTCGAGCGCATCCCGGCCGACATCCGTGCCGCAGGCGGCGTCTCGCGCATGAGCGACCCCAGGATGATCAAGGGCATCCAGGAGGCCGTCTCCATCCCCGTCATGGCCAAGTGCCGCATCGGTCACATCGTCGAGGCGCAGGTCCTGCAGGCCATCGAGATCGACTACATCGATGAGTCCGAGGTTCTCTCCCCTGCCGATGACGTCTATCACATCGACAAGACCCAGTTTGACGTGCCGTTTGTCTGCGGCGCCCGTGATCTGGGCGAGGCGCTGCGCCGTGTTGCCGAAGGCGCCACGATGATTCGCACCAAGGGTGAGCCGGGTACGGGCGACGTCGTTCAGGCCGTGCGTCACATGCGCAAGATCCAAAAGCAGATCCGTGACGTTGTTGCCCTGCGCAACGACGAGCTCTTTGAGGCAGCCAAGCAACTGCAGGTTCCGGTCGAGCTGGTGCGCGAGGTCCATGCCACGGGTAAGCTTCCCGTCGTGAACTTTGCCGCCGGCGGCGTAGCGACCCCCGCCGACGCCGCGCTGATGATGCAGCTGGGCGCCGAAGGCGTGTTTGTCGGCTCGGGCATCTTTAAGAGCGGCGACCCCGCCAAGCGCGCAGCCGCCATCGTCAAGGCCGTGGCAAACTTCACCGATGCCAAGCTCATTGCCGAGCTTTCAGAGGACCTGGGCGAGGCCATGGTGGGCATCAACGCCGACGAGATCGAGATTATCATGGAAGAGCGCGGGCGCTAG
- the pdxT gene encoding pyridoxal 5'-phosphate synthase glutaminase subunit PdxT, translated as MSDYADQTVAVLAVQGAFAEHEARLSELGARCIELRQAADLKQDFDRLVLPGGESTVQGKLLDELGMLEELRTRIVEGMPVLGTCAGLILLAHDLAAHDDKGTPRLATMDVLVERNAYGRQLGSFRTKGQVAGIDGEVPLTFIRAPRIVEVHGDAKALAKVDGRIVAARQGNQLGVTFHPELDEDTRLHEMFLQM; from the coding sequence ATGAGCGATTATGCAGACCAAACGGTCGCCGTGCTGGCGGTCCAAGGCGCATTTGCCGAGCACGAGGCAAGACTATCCGAGCTGGGCGCGCGCTGTATTGAGCTGAGGCAGGCGGCTGATTTAAAGCAGGACTTTGACCGTCTGGTACTTCCCGGCGGCGAGTCTACCGTTCAAGGGAAGCTGCTAGATGAGTTGGGCATGCTCGAGGAGCTTCGCACCCGCATTGTTGAAGGCATGCCCGTCCTGGGCACCTGCGCCGGCCTGATTCTGCTGGCTCACGACCTTGCCGCCCATGACGATAAGGGCACGCCGCGCCTGGCAACCATGGATGTGCTCGTTGAGCGCAATGCCTACGGCAGGCAGCTCGGCAGTTTTCGAACCAAGGGGCAGGTAGCTGGCATCGACGGTGAAGTGCCGCTGACGTTTATCCGCGCGCCCCGCATCGTCGAGGTCCACGGCGACGCAAAGGCCTTAGCGAAAGTCGACGGCCGTATCGTCGCCGCGCGCCAGGGCAACCAGCTCGGCGTAACCTTCCACCCCGAACTCGACGAAGACACCCGCCTCCACGAAATGTTTCTACAAATGTAG
- a CDS encoding transposase codes for MLESCPALEAAVDLSDRRWLELLAGFGGAWGIARSGAEGPQAEAAGEAAAASTAPPPALIEAENRQVRFLAARISEALDEAGALEAETAALLEGDETYACLLTVPGIGPRTAAQLAVSVDIGRFPDHDHLASYCGIAPRVRSSGTSVRSSGRYGEYYRACRARGMGHGRALKAVARKRLRAIYAVMRDRVPYRE; via the coding sequence ATGCTCGAGTCCTGCCCGGCCCTCGAGGCCGCCGTCGACCTGTCGGACCGCCGGTGGCTGGAGCTGCTCGCCGGGTTCGGCGGGGCGTGGGGGATCGCCCGCTCGGGGGCCGAGGGGCCGCAGGCCGAGGCCGCCGGGGAGGCCGCGGCCGCCTCGACTGCGCCCCCGCCGGCGCTCATCGAGGCCGAGAACAGGCAGGTCAGGTTCCTGGCCGCCCGGATATCGGAGGCCCTCGACGAGGCCGGGGCCCTCGAGGCCGAGACGGCGGCGCTGCTCGAGGGCGACGAGACCTACGCGTGCCTGCTCACCGTGCCCGGCATCGGCCCGAGGACCGCGGCGCAGCTCGCGGTGTCGGTCGACATCGGGAGGTTCCCGGACCACGACCACCTGGCCTCGTACTGCGGCATAGCCCCGAGGGTGAGGAGCTCCGGAACGTCGGTGAGGTCCTCGGGGCGCTACGGCGAGTACTACCGGGCCTGCAGGGCGCGGGGCATGGGGCACGGGCGGGCGCTCAAGGCCGTCGCGAGGAAGCGGCTCAGGGCGATATACGCCGTGATGCGCGACCGGGTGCCCTACCGGGAGTAG
- the istB gene encoding IS21-like element helper ATPase IstB, whose product MSAAVQASPLNRLAANLEELGLEGMASSVPEYVRLVADGRKSLVDAMLELTDAQIALKRRADDERRTRMANFPYIKTLADFDWGFQPSVPRGLVEQLATLEFVDRGDNVVLVGSPGVGKTHLSIAIGHEAVMARKQVYFADCSRLVEDLKHASAKEALARRMRFYEHCSLLIIDELGYLDIGKEGADLLFQLVNRRYALKRSTIVTTNVPVGRWGDVFGSNVTASAVADRLCHHCAMIKITGRSYRLKDVSIGGEDGKEEGA is encoded by the coding sequence CGCTCAACCGCCTGGCGGCCAATCTCGAGGAGCTGGGGCTCGAGGGCATGGCGTCGTCGGTGCCCGAGTACGTCAGGCTCGTCGCCGACGGGAGGAAGAGCCTGGTCGACGCCATGCTCGAGCTCACCGACGCCCAGATAGCCCTCAAGCGGCGCGCCGACGACGAGCGCCGCACGAGGATGGCCAACTTCCCCTACATAAAGACGCTGGCCGACTTCGACTGGGGTTTCCAGCCGAGCGTGCCCCGCGGGCTGGTCGAGCAGCTGGCCACGCTCGAGTTCGTCGACCGCGGCGACAACGTCGTGCTCGTCGGCAGCCCGGGCGTCGGCAAGACCCACCTGTCGATAGCCATAGGCCACGAGGCGGTGATGGCCCGCAAGCAGGTGTACTTCGCCGACTGCTCGAGGCTGGTCGAGGACCTCAAGCACGCCTCGGCGAAGGAGGCGCTGGCGCGCAGGATGCGGTTCTACGAGCACTGCAGCCTGCTGATAATAGACGAGCTGGGCTACCTCGATATCGGGAAGGAGGGCGCCGACCTTCTGTTCCAGCTGGTGAACAGGCGCTACGCGCTCAAGCGGTCGACGATCGTCACGACCAACGTGCCGGTCGGCAGGTGGGGCGACGTGTTCGGCAGCAACGTCACGGCCTCGGCGGTCGCCGACAGGCTGTGCCACCACTGCGCGATGATCAAGATAACGGGCCGGTCGTACCGCCTGAAGGACGTGTCCATCGGCGGTGAGGACGGGAAGGAGGAGGGCGCCTAG